In Paenarthrobacter sp. GOM3, a single window of DNA contains:
- a CDS encoding YcnI family copper-binding membrane protein: MKTSSIRRTLSATAVAGGTAALMMAGLAGASAHVSADPNKTAANSYALVTFGIPHGCDTSPTTKVTINLPQELTDAQPTVNPNWTVEKVSETLAEPKKLDDGTTITKRTSQIVYTAKTPLDPHLRDALVLSVKLPDAAGKTIYFPTLQTCEQGQTDWSEIAKEGQDEHDLKAPAPSVTITAADAAGDHHAATPVSTEQASVVTDDGSQARSWAGLIAGIAGLGLGGAAFFRSRSAKPAVARADTK; this comes from the coding sequence ATGAAGACGTCCTCGATCCGTCGTACCCTGTCCGCAACCGCCGTAGCGGGTGGAACCGCCGCCCTGATGATGGCCGGCCTGGCGGGAGCATCCGCACACGTTTCGGCCGATCCGAACAAGACCGCAGCCAACTCGTATGCGCTGGTGACGTTCGGTATTCCACACGGTTGTGACACCTCGCCCACCACCAAGGTGACCATCAACCTGCCTCAGGAATTGACCGACGCCCAGCCGACGGTCAACCCCAACTGGACGGTCGAAAAGGTCAGCGAAACCCTCGCCGAACCCAAGAAGCTGGACGACGGTACCACCATCACCAAGCGCACAAGCCAGATCGTGTACACGGCCAAGACCCCGCTGGACCCGCACCTGCGTGACGCTCTGGTCCTGTCGGTGAAATTGCCGGATGCAGCAGGCAAGACGATCTATTTCCCCACCCTCCAAACCTGTGAGCAGGGTCAAACTGACTGGTCCGAAATTGCCAAGGAGGGCCAGGATGAGCACGATCTCAAAGCACCGGCCCCCTCTGTCACCATCACTGCCGCTGACGCAGCGGGAGACCACCACGCCGCAACCCCAGTCTCCACAGAGCAAGCATCGGTGGTGACCGACGACGGTTCCCAGGCCCGCAGCTGGGCGGGCCTGATCGCAGGCATCGCCGGACTTGGCCTGGGCGGCGCTGCCTTCTTCCGCAGCCGTTCAGCCAAGCCGGCCGTGGCCCGGGCAGACACCAAGTAA
- a CDS encoding DNA glycosylase AlkZ-like family protein, producing the protein MQEPQASEGAISRFSQATREWFLGAFTEPTPAQDGAWNAISSGSHALVVAPTGSGKTLAAFLWALDRLHATPTDTLPGLETVPANGKGRAKRPKNKTRVLYISPLKALGVDVERNLRAPLIGITQTAKRLGLPAPLVTVGVRSGDTTAADRRTLLTNPPDILITTPESLFLMLTSRARETLSEVDTIIIDEVHAVAGTKRGAHLAVSLERLDALLPKPAQRIGLSATVQPRELVAQFLAGQAPVEIVAPPSKKNWNLTVTVPVEDMSDLQGAAGAFDSGPASGLQPQASIWPHVEEQIVDLVLSKQSTIVFANSRRLSERLTARLNEIYAERQLMAVGGGAWAAPDDNPGVPASTATPAHMMAQAGSTTGADPVLARAHHGSVSKDQRAMIEDDLKSGRLRCVVATSSLELGIDMGAVDLVIQVESPPSVASGLQRVGRAGHQVGEISEGVLFPKHRADLLHTSVTVERMLSGQIERLSIPANPLDILAQQTVAATALGSIDVEDWFSTVRRSAPFASLPRSAFEATLDLLAGRYPSDEFAELRPRIIWDRHAGTIEGRPGAQRLAVTSGGTIPDRGLFGVYIIGTEVEGSSSPGSADGSEPTASARAAKGGRRVGELDEEMVYESRVGDVFALGATSWKIEDITHDRVLVSPAFGQPGKLPFWKGDSLGRPVDLGRALGAFIRELSAADEAPAMERCQASGLDAFAASNLLQYLREQKEATEIVPSDRTLVVERFHDELGDWRVVLHSPFGMPVHAPWALAVGQRLQQRYGLDGSAMAADDGIVLRVPMMEDEPPGADLFLFDPEELEQIVTTEVGGSALFASRFRECAARALLLPRQNPGKRQPLWQQRQRSAQLLDVAKKYPSFPIVLEAVRECLQDVYDLPALKDIAASVERRELRIVETTTQQPSPFAKSLLFGYVAQFLYEGDSPLAERRAAALALDSTLLNELLGRVELRELLDAAVIDRTELELQRLLPDRRVRAMEGVADLLRLLGPLSIEEVAERLQGQEQAEPSLPPALDQPTDPGDPDHIDEAPAAAPHGSVADAGHHLAALQKANRALKVTIGGVERFAAVEDAARLRDAIGVPLPMGVPLAFIEPVHDPLGDLVSRYARTHGPFTAAEAATRLGLGVAVVNGALKRLAGDGRVVEGEFRPHAVAEPQTAEATDPGLMSVDAPPASEWCDAEVLRKLRRRSLAALRAEVEPVDTAAYGRFLPEWQNVTAPGKSRSQALRGLDGIITAVDQLSGVPIPASAWEPLVLASRVADYKPAMLDELMAAGELLWSGAGSLPGNDGWISLHVADSAELTLNPSPDFEPGDAQQRLLEHFSAGGGYFFRQLTDVAGGMDTVLSDDAVVTALWDLVWAGRVTGDTFAPVRAMIAGGKTAHRQVAKAPRARAPRMSRLGRSHGTGLLGSPGLTGGRYGSVTGGVAPAPPSAVGRWSALPAPELDPTIHARGTAELLLDRYGVVTRGSVMAENILGGFGLMYKVLARLEEAGRCRRGYFIEHLGAAQFAVPATVDRLRSFTEDARISKAEPSALALAATDPANPYGAALPWPALSVDAGSGHRPGRKAGALVVMVDGALVLYVERGGKTLLTFSQDELVLTVAAQALVDVVRRGAVDKLFMEKVNGHDLLETPIAVALAAAGAYSTPKGLRIRA; encoded by the coding sequence ATGCAGGAGCCGCAGGCGTCGGAGGGCGCCATCAGCCGTTTCAGCCAGGCAACCAGGGAATGGTTCCTAGGCGCCTTTACCGAGCCCACGCCCGCGCAGGATGGCGCTTGGAATGCGATCTCCTCCGGCTCCCATGCCCTCGTCGTGGCGCCTACGGGCTCCGGCAAGACCCTCGCCGCCTTCCTTTGGGCTTTGGACCGTCTGCATGCCACTCCAACGGATACGCTGCCCGGACTCGAAACGGTTCCCGCCAACGGCAAGGGCCGGGCCAAGCGCCCCAAAAACAAGACCCGCGTCCTCTACATCTCACCGCTCAAGGCCTTGGGCGTGGACGTGGAGCGCAACCTCCGCGCACCGCTGATCGGCATCACCCAAACCGCCAAGAGGCTGGGGCTACCGGCACCGCTGGTGACTGTCGGGGTCCGCTCCGGAGATACGACGGCGGCAGATCGCCGAACGCTGCTGACCAACCCGCCGGACATCCTTATCACCACTCCGGAATCCCTCTTCCTCATGCTGACGTCCCGGGCCAGGGAAACGCTCAGCGAAGTGGACACCATCATCATTGATGAGGTTCACGCTGTAGCCGGCACCAAGCGGGGTGCACACTTGGCGGTATCGCTTGAACGGCTGGATGCGCTCCTGCCCAAGCCCGCACAGCGCATTGGCCTCTCCGCGACGGTCCAACCCCGCGAGTTGGTGGCACAGTTCCTGGCGGGCCAGGCGCCCGTGGAGATCGTCGCACCTCCGTCCAAGAAAAACTGGAACCTGACAGTCACTGTGCCTGTCGAGGACATGTCGGACCTCCAGGGTGCCGCAGGGGCGTTCGACTCGGGTCCGGCCTCGGGTTTGCAACCACAGGCCTCCATCTGGCCGCATGTGGAGGAACAGATCGTGGATCTGGTCCTGTCCAAGCAGTCCACCATTGTGTTTGCCAATTCCCGCAGGCTGTCGGAGCGGCTAACGGCCCGGCTGAACGAGATCTACGCCGAACGCCAACTCATGGCAGTGGGAGGCGGAGCGTGGGCAGCACCGGATGACAACCCAGGAGTGCCGGCATCCACAGCGACCCCAGCGCACATGATGGCGCAAGCAGGCAGTACCACCGGCGCGGACCCCGTCCTGGCCAGGGCACACCACGGCTCGGTGTCCAAGGACCAGCGGGCCATGATCGAGGACGACCTCAAATCCGGGAGGCTGCGCTGCGTTGTGGCCACGTCGTCGCTGGAACTTGGCATCGACATGGGGGCCGTGGACCTGGTCATCCAGGTTGAGTCACCCCCTTCGGTGGCCAGTGGCCTCCAGCGTGTCGGCCGGGCCGGACACCAGGTAGGCGAAATTTCCGAGGGCGTGCTATTCCCCAAGCACCGCGCCGACCTCCTGCATACCAGCGTCACAGTGGAACGTATGCTCAGTGGCCAGATCGAGCGCTTGAGCATTCCGGCCAACCCGCTCGACATCCTCGCCCAGCAGACTGTTGCCGCCACCGCCCTGGGCAGCATCGACGTGGAGGACTGGTTCAGCACAGTGCGCCGGTCCGCGCCGTTCGCGAGCCTTCCCCGCTCCGCTTTTGAAGCAACGTTGGACTTGTTGGCTGGGCGTTATCCCTCGGACGAATTTGCCGAACTCCGGCCGCGCATCATTTGGGACCGTCACGCCGGGACCATTGAGGGACGGCCCGGCGCCCAGCGCCTCGCGGTCACTTCAGGTGGCACCATTCCGGACCGCGGGCTGTTCGGTGTGTACATCATCGGCACCGAGGTTGAGGGGTCCTCCTCCCCCGGCAGCGCGGACGGAAGTGAGCCCACCGCTTCGGCCCGTGCTGCGAAGGGCGGACGCCGCGTCGGGGAACTCGACGAAGAGATGGTTTATGAATCCCGCGTGGGCGACGTCTTCGCCCTGGGCGCCACCAGTTGGAAGATCGAGGACATCACCCACGATCGCGTCCTCGTCTCGCCAGCCTTTGGGCAGCCCGGCAAGCTGCCCTTTTGGAAGGGTGATTCGCTGGGCCGGCCCGTGGACCTGGGCCGCGCTTTGGGGGCGTTCATACGGGAACTTTCAGCCGCTGACGAAGCACCCGCCATGGAGCGTTGCCAGGCCAGCGGGCTGGATGCCTTCGCTGCCAGCAACCTGCTGCAGTACTTGAGGGAGCAGAAGGAAGCCACGGAGATCGTCCCCAGCGACCGCACGTTGGTGGTGGAACGCTTCCATGACGAACTTGGAGACTGGCGCGTAGTCCTCCACAGCCCGTTCGGGATGCCCGTTCATGCCCCCTGGGCACTCGCCGTGGGCCAGCGCCTGCAGCAGCGTTACGGCCTGGATGGTTCGGCCATGGCAGCGGACGACGGCATTGTGCTGCGCGTCCCCATGATGGAAGACGAACCGCCCGGCGCTGACCTGTTTCTTTTCGATCCCGAGGAACTCGAGCAGATCGTCACAACTGAAGTGGGAGGCAGCGCCCTGTTCGCTTCCCGGTTCCGGGAATGCGCAGCCCGGGCACTGCTGTTGCCCCGCCAGAACCCCGGCAAACGGCAACCACTCTGGCAGCAGCGCCAGCGCTCTGCCCAGTTGCTGGACGTCGCCAAGAAATACCCTTCCTTCCCTATCGTGCTCGAAGCAGTCCGCGAGTGCCTGCAGGATGTTTACGATCTGCCCGCGCTCAAAGACATTGCCGCATCGGTGGAGCGCCGCGAGCTCAGGATCGTGGAAACCACCACGCAGCAGCCCTCCCCGTTCGCAAAGTCCCTCCTGTTTGGCTACGTGGCCCAGTTCCTTTACGAGGGCGATTCACCGCTCGCCGAACGGCGGGCCGCTGCCCTGGCACTGGACTCCACACTCCTCAACGAACTCCTGGGGCGGGTTGAACTCCGTGAACTCCTGGACGCGGCTGTCATTGACCGGACCGAGCTGGAGTTGCAAAGGCTCCTGCCTGACAGGCGGGTTCGTGCCATGGAAGGCGTCGCTGACCTTTTGCGCCTGCTTGGCCCGCTCAGCATTGAGGAAGTAGCGGAACGGCTGCAAGGACAGGAACAGGCCGAACCCTCCCTGCCACCGGCTCTGGACCAGCCAACGGACCCCGGGGATCCGGACCACATCGACGAAGCCCCCGCGGCAGCACCACACGGCAGTGTTGCTGACGCCGGCCATCACCTCGCCGCACTCCAGAAAGCAAATCGCGCGCTGAAGGTGACTATTGGCGGCGTCGAACGCTTTGCTGCGGTGGAGGACGCGGCCAGGCTGCGCGACGCTATTGGCGTCCCGTTGCCCATGGGCGTCCCCCTCGCGTTCATTGAGCCGGTCCACGATCCCCTGGGCGACCTCGTTTCACGGTATGCCCGCACCCACGGACCGTTTACTGCAGCCGAGGCTGCCACCAGGCTGGGGCTGGGCGTCGCCGTCGTCAATGGCGCGCTGAAGCGGCTGGCTGGCGATGGGCGCGTAGTGGAAGGCGAGTTCCGTCCGCATGCAGTGGCCGAGCCGCAAACCGCCGAAGCAACGGACCCCGGGCTCATGTCCGTTGACGCCCCTCCCGCCAGCGAATGGTGTGATGCCGAGGTCCTGCGGAAGCTGCGGCGTCGTTCGCTGGCCGCGCTGCGGGCCGAAGTAGAACCTGTGGACACTGCCGCTTATGGGCGGTTCCTTCCCGAGTGGCAAAACGTGACTGCACCGGGCAAGTCCCGGAGCCAGGCATTGCGCGGGCTGGACGGAATCATCACAGCCGTGGACCAACTGTCCGGCGTGCCCATCCCGGCGTCAGCATGGGAACCGTTGGTACTCGCGAGCCGGGTAGCGGATTACAAGCCGGCCATGCTGGACGAACTGATGGCCGCCGGGGAGCTCCTCTGGTCCGGGGCCGGGTCCCTGCCCGGAAACGACGGCTGGATCAGCCTCCACGTTGCCGACTCCGCGGAGCTGACCCTCAATCCTTCTCCCGACTTCGAACCGGGTGATGCCCAACAGCGGCTCCTTGAGCACTTCAGCGCGGGCGGCGGCTACTTCTTCCGGCAACTAACGGACGTGGCTGGTGGCATGGATACGGTGCTCAGTGACGACGCAGTGGTGACGGCGCTGTGGGACCTCGTCTGGGCGGGGCGGGTCACTGGAGATACTTTCGCCCCCGTCCGTGCCATGATTGCCGGCGGGAAAACAGCCCACCGACAGGTCGCCAAGGCGCCGAGGGCACGTGCACCGCGCATGAGCAGGCTCGGCCGTTCCCACGGGACAGGGCTGCTGGGATCACCCGGACTCACCGGTGGCCGCTATGGCTCCGTCACGGGTGGTGTTGCACCCGCGCCGCCTTCAGCCGTCGGCCGCTGGTCCGCGTTGCCTGCGCCGGAATTGGACCCCACCATCCACGCCCGGGGCACCGCTGAGCTGCTGCTGGACAGGTACGGCGTCGTAACCCGCGGTTCGGTGATGGCTGAGAACATCCTGGGTGGCTTTGGGCTCATGTATAAGGTCCTTGCACGGCTTGAAGAAGCCGGACGATGCCGGCGCGGGTACTTCATCGAGCATTTGGGGGCTGCCCAGTTCGCCGTCCCTGCAACCGTAGACCGTCTCCGGTCGTTCACGGAGGATGCCCGCATTTCCAAGGCGGAACCGTCCGCGTTGGCACTCGCCGCCACGGACCCGGCCAACCCCTACGGTGCCGCGCTCCCCTGGCCTGCGCTGTCCGTCGACGCCGGGTCCGGCCACCGCCCGGGGCGTAAAGCAGGGGCGCTGGTGGTCATGGTCGACGGCGCGCTGGTCCTTTACGTGGAACGCGGCGGTAAGACGCTACTCACTTTCAGCCAGGATGAGCTTGTGCTGACCGTCGCCGCCCAAGCGTTGGTGGACGTGGTGCGGCGCGGAGCAGTGGACAAGCTCTTCATGGAGAAGGTCAATGGCCACGATCTCCTGGAAACCCCCATCGCGGTTGCACTGGCGGCGGCGGGCGCATACTCAACCCCGAAGGGACTGCGGATCCGTGCCTGA
- a CDS encoding SRPBCC family protein: MGKSPQRTSKSTDYEFVTVWRVAGTREEVVDVLGNAATLKQWWPAVYLTVTPLIPGGPDGVGASYDLHTKGWLPYTLRWRLTVTEPVTIDGFALTAAGDLNGTGRWTFEADGPEVVITYDWRVSTAKPLLRRLSWLLKPAFSANHHWAMARGEESLKLELRRRRSGQARDIPEPPKPTFVRREKG, from the coding sequence ATGGGCAAGTCACCGCAACGAACAAGCAAAAGCACTGACTACGAGTTCGTCACAGTCTGGCGGGTGGCGGGAACCCGCGAGGAAGTAGTTGACGTCCTCGGCAACGCAGCGACGCTCAAACAATGGTGGCCCGCTGTCTACCTCACGGTGACGCCGTTGATTCCGGGTGGACCCGACGGAGTTGGAGCCTCGTACGACCTCCACACCAAGGGCTGGCTCCCCTACACGCTGCGTTGGCGGCTCACTGTTACCGAACCAGTCACGATCGACGGCTTCGCCCTTACCGCCGCAGGGGACCTCAATGGCACCGGCCGGTGGACCTTCGAGGCCGACGGACCGGAAGTTGTCATCACCTACGACTGGCGGGTCAGCACAGCCAAGCCGCTTCTTCGACGGCTCAGTTGGCTCCTCAAACCGGCGTTCTCGGCGAACCATCACTGGGCTATGGCGCGCGGCGAAGAGAGCCTGAAACTGGAGCTCCGCCGTCGTCGTTCCGGCCAGGCCAGGGACATACCCGAACCTCCCAAACCCACTTTTGTTAGGCGCGAGAAGGGTTAG
- a CDS encoding glycoside hydrolase family 16 protein — protein sequence MKRRLTPWVMVIVGFTLIATLIAPEPPALAAAGMPAPGALVWSDEFNGLAGSAPDNSKWLHDTGGSGWGNGELQYYTSSTRNAAMDGHGNMAITARRENPDNYSCHYGTCQYTSARLLTAGKFSRNQGRFEARLKLPKGQGMWPAFWMLGDNVFTDGWPNSGELDVMENVGKEPGTIWGSIHGPGYSGANSVNASYTLPNGKVLGDAFHTFTVDWGPESITWYIDGIPYSHKTKASVSGPWVFDHNFFLLLNLAVGGNWPGAPDPGTVLPQSLLVDYVRVYELAAAPSPPAAAASVRIQGYAGKCIDIAGRQAIDGSQLQLWDCDTAASEQWTFAGNGTVRALGKCMDVAWGSTSNGARIQLTTCNGSAAQQFVLNSAGDLVNPQANKCVDVADWSSANGARLQLWDCAGSANQKWWRTV from the coding sequence ATGAAGCGAAGACTCACGCCCTGGGTGATGGTCATCGTCGGATTTACCCTCATAGCGACACTCATCGCTCCTGAGCCTCCGGCGCTGGCGGCAGCCGGCATGCCCGCCCCCGGTGCGCTGGTGTGGAGCGACGAGTTCAACGGGCTCGCCGGAAGCGCCCCGGACAACAGCAAATGGCTCCACGACACAGGAGGGTCGGGGTGGGGCAATGGCGAACTGCAGTACTACACCAGCAGTACGCGGAACGCTGCCATGGACGGCCACGGAAACATGGCCATCACGGCACGCCGCGAGAATCCCGACAACTACTCCTGCCACTACGGAACGTGCCAGTACACCTCCGCCCGGCTCCTGACTGCGGGGAAGTTCAGCCGGAACCAAGGACGCTTCGAAGCGCGTCTCAAGCTACCCAAGGGACAAGGAATGTGGCCCGCGTTCTGGATGCTGGGCGACAACGTCTTCACAGACGGCTGGCCCAACAGCGGAGAACTCGACGTGATGGAGAACGTCGGCAAAGAACCCGGAACCATTTGGGGAAGCATCCACGGCCCAGGCTATTCCGGCGCCAACTCGGTCAACGCCAGCTACACCCTGCCCAACGGCAAAGTCCTGGGGGACGCGTTCCACACCTTCACCGTGGACTGGGGGCCGGAGTCCATCACCTGGTACATCGACGGCATTCCGTACTCGCATAAGACCAAAGCCAGCGTTTCAGGGCCCTGGGTTTTCGACCACAACTTCTTCCTTCTGCTCAACCTCGCCGTCGGCGGCAATTGGCCCGGAGCACCGGACCCAGGGACAGTGTTACCGCAATCCCTGTTGGTGGACTACGTGCGCGTTTACGAACTCGCGGCCGCGCCGTCGCCACCGGCCGCCGCAGCCAGCGTCCGGATCCAGGGTTATGCGGGCAAATGCATCGACATCGCCGGACGCCAGGCCATCGACGGTTCCCAACTCCAGTTGTGGGACTGCGATACTGCTGCCTCCGAACAATGGACTTTTGCGGGCAACGGAACCGTGCGGGCATTGGGCAAATGCATGGACGTGGCGTGGGGCTCCACCTCCAACGGCGCCCGGATCCAGCTAACTACATGCAACGGAAGCGCGGCGCAGCAGTTCGTCCTTAACTCCGCCGGGGATTTAGTGAACCCACAGGCCAACAAATGCGTGGACGTCGCGGACTGGTCATCTGCGAATGGTGCACGCCTGCAATTATGGGATTGCGCCGGGTCCGCCAACCAAAAATGGTGGCGGACGGTGTAA
- a CDS encoding Fpg/Nei family DNA glycosylase: MPEGDSIWRAASRLNEALAGQIITASDFRVPRFATLNLSGWTMKEVVPRGKHLLMRLAGPVDEDPGASRKPRELTIHSHLKMEGNWMIYPPGGRWTKPGHTARCVLRTAAADAVGFSLGILEVVPTAEEEKIVGHLGPDLLGPDWDEEEALRRLRAEPDATVGFALLDQRKLAGIGNIYRCEACFLSGIHPALPIGEVPDLAKTVNDAKRLLGENLGPGRRTTLGPRALRPGYWVYGRERQPCRRCGTTVRRGLLAGPDGTEERDIYFCPRCQPAP, encoded by the coding sequence GTGCCTGAAGGCGATTCCATTTGGCGCGCCGCGTCACGGTTGAACGAAGCTTTGGCTGGACAAATCATCACCGCGTCGGACTTCCGTGTGCCACGCTTCGCCACCCTCAACCTGTCGGGCTGGACCATGAAGGAAGTGGTCCCCCGGGGCAAGCACCTGCTCATGCGCCTGGCCGGACCGGTTGACGAAGATCCCGGCGCCAGCAGGAAGCCCCGGGAACTGACCATCCATTCCCACCTCAAGATGGAGGGCAACTGGATGATCTACCCACCGGGTGGTCGCTGGACCAAGCCCGGGCACACGGCACGGTGCGTCCTGCGCACGGCCGCGGCTGACGCGGTGGGGTTCTCGCTGGGCATCCTGGAAGTGGTGCCGACGGCGGAGGAAGAAAAGATCGTTGGACATCTCGGGCCGGATCTCCTTGGTCCGGACTGGGATGAAGAAGAAGCACTACGCAGGCTTCGGGCCGAACCGGACGCCACGGTGGGTTTCGCCCTGTTGGACCAACGGAAGCTTGCAGGGATTGGCAACATCTACCGATGTGAAGCATGTTTCCTCTCCGGCATCCACCCGGCGCTCCCGATCGGTGAAGTGCCTGACCTGGCCAAGACAGTCAACGACGCCAAACGTCTCCTGGGTGAAAACCTTGGACCTGGCCGCCGGACTACTTTAGGGCCCCGCGCGTTGCGTCCCGGCTACTGGGTCTACGGCAGGGAGCGCCAACCGTGCAGGCGTTGCGGCACCACGGTTCGGCGCGGTCTCTTGGCCGGCCCTGACGGAACCGAGGAACGGGACATCTATTTCTGTCCGCGCTGCCAGCCGGCGCCGTAG
- a CDS encoding DUF4232 domain-containing protein, translating to MWTQRIKTGLVTTTAAASLLLLAACGPSPSPAGSSSAPPTSTTPSASASASSMPSQTATMTPSPSATATSAAPAAPALCKAASLTATTDATGGGAAGSVYEKLILTNSGTAACVLEGFAGVSLTADASGEPIGEPATRETTTPVTKIELAPGKSAWAEIRYTQAGNYGDCARVSAAGFRIYPPNDTASLFVAEPHDACSNAGIKLLTVTAFQAV from the coding sequence ATGTGGACTCAGCGCATCAAAACCGGACTTGTGACGACGACGGCAGCAGCCTCATTGCTGCTCCTTGCGGCCTGTGGGCCCAGCCCCAGCCCTGCGGGATCCAGCAGCGCCCCGCCCACCAGCACGACACCGTCGGCGTCGGCGTCGGCTTCGTCCATGCCCTCCCAAACGGCCACGATGACGCCGTCGCCCTCTGCGACAGCCACGTCCGCCGCACCCGCAGCCCCCGCGCTGTGCAAGGCAGCATCGCTCACTGCAACAACCGACGCAACCGGCGGCGGAGCAGCAGGCAGTGTCTACGAAAAGCTGATCCTGACGAACTCCGGCACGGCCGCTTGCGTCCTGGAAGGTTTTGCAGGTGTTTCGCTGACTGCGGACGCCTCCGGTGAACCGATCGGCGAGCCGGCAACGCGCGAAACCACCACACCGGTTACCAAGATCGAGCTGGCGCCGGGTAAGTCTGCCTGGGCTGAAATCCGCTACACGCAGGCCGGAAACTACGGCGACTGCGCGCGTGTTTCCGCAGCAGGATTCCGAATTTACCCGCCGAATGACACGGCTTCGCTGTTTGTTGCCGAACCCCACGATGCGTGCAGCAATGCCGGGATCAAGCTCCTGACAGTCACTGCCTTCCAGGCCGTCTAG
- a CDS encoding glycosyltransferase family 2 protein, whose amino-acid sequence MGIHKQILVRILAVLVVSFGLIYISWRWSGTVAWDAWWISLPLVAAETYSLGESTLYAVTMWNARRRPPPPPALPGRTVDVFIATYNEPLELVLKTAIAARDMEYPHKTWILDDGNRSGFASAARQIGVGYITRGPEWDGRQRFAKAGNVNNALSMTTGEFVAILDADQVPEPRFLDRVLGYFDAEEVAFVQTPQHFWNVPDRDPLGSQAELFYGPIQQGKDGWDAAFFCGSNAVLRREALMALGLTRYTRTATEHTWSALRRGRSRLQDLLGELGRRHPAAMPVVEQAMAAVTRAEQQLRRGDVLAEITFELRVSFHAAALAAPEATTEDAVPELDAVLESVDVAHTDQALAIHPMDTTTITEDMATAMHLHAMGWGSVYHHEILVHGLAPEDVSTMLSQRHRWAAGTMQVFFNDNPLFLRGLTLAQRLMYLGTMTSYLNGFAALSYIAAPVVFLVAGTYPLTASPVVFFCLFLPFFLSCQLLFQVAGNGSKGLWRGQQWSFALFPTWIAATSSGAAAVFLGKHLTFSVTAKSKQAAGRGFHHVRLQLVAMAVLVISSGIGIARVAAGAAPLYPTLITLAWVALDLALLSVVIGAARYRGPGEEQVDPMPTPDELTSVLGTTALTPPPARR is encoded by the coding sequence ATGGGCATTCACAAGCAGATATTGGTAAGGATCCTTGCGGTCCTCGTGGTTTCGTTTGGATTGATCTACATCAGTTGGCGCTGGTCGGGCACAGTTGCGTGGGACGCGTGGTGGATCTCCCTGCCGCTCGTGGCCGCGGAAACCTACAGCCTGGGCGAGTCGACGCTGTACGCCGTCACCATGTGGAACGCACGACGGCGGCCACCGCCCCCGCCTGCCCTGCCGGGCCGGACCGTGGACGTTTTCATCGCCACCTACAACGAGCCGCTTGAGCTTGTCCTCAAGACCGCGATCGCGGCCAGGGACATGGAGTATCCGCACAAAACATGGATCCTGGACGACGGGAACCGCAGCGGGTTCGCGAGCGCAGCCCGGCAGATCGGCGTCGGCTACATTACCCGTGGTCCCGAGTGGGACGGCCGGCAGCGGTTCGCCAAGGCGGGCAATGTCAACAACGCACTGTCCATGACCACGGGCGAATTCGTGGCCATCCTGGACGCGGACCAAGTCCCGGAACCACGGTTCCTGGACCGGGTCCTCGGCTACTTCGATGCCGAGGAAGTAGCCTTCGTCCAGACCCCGCAACACTTCTGGAATGTTCCGGACCGGGACCCCCTGGGCAGCCAGGCCGAACTGTTCTACGGACCCATCCAGCAGGGCAAGGACGGTTGGGACGCAGCGTTCTTCTGCGGTTCGAATGCTGTCCTGCGCAGGGAAGCCCTCATGGCCCTGGGCCTGACGCGCTACACCCGGACCGCCACCGAGCACACCTGGAGTGCCCTGCGCAGGGGCCGGTCCCGGCTGCAGGACCTCCTCGGGGAGCTGGGCCGTCGTCATCCGGCCGCCATGCCGGTAGTGGAACAGGCCATGGCAGCGGTTACCCGTGCCGAACAACAGCTCCGTCGGGGCGATGTACTGGCGGAGATCACGTTCGAGCTCCGGGTTTCCTTCCATGCGGCCGCTTTGGCTGCCCCGGAGGCCACCACGGAGGACGCGGTGCCGGAACTCGACGCTGTCCTGGAGTCGGTGGATGTTGCCCACACCGACCAGGCCTTGGCCATCCACCCGATGGACACCACCACCATTACGGAGGACATGGCAACGGCCATGCACCTTCACGCCATGGGGTGGGGCAGCGTTTACCACCATGAAATCCTGGTCCACGGGTTGGCCCCGGAGGATGTGTCCACCATGTTGTCCCAGCGCCACCGCTGGGCAGCCGGCACCATGCAAGTGTTTTTCAACGACAATCCGCTGTTCCTGCGGGGGCTCACGCTGGCGCAGCGCCTCATGTATTTGGGCACCATGACCAGTTACCTGAACGGTTTCGCCGCCCTGAGCTACATTGCGGCGCCGGTGGTTTTCCTGGTGGCCGGCACCTACCCTCTCACGGCGAGTCCGGTGGTGTTCTTCTGCCTGTTCCTGCCGTTCTTCCTTTCATGCCAGCTCTTGTTCCAGGTTGCGGGCAACGGGTCCAAGGGTTTGTGGCGCGGCCAGCAGTGGTCCTTCGCGCTCTTCCCCACCTGGATCGCGGCCACCTCTTCAGGTGCTGCGGCGGTCTTCCTTGGCAAGCACCTGACGTTTTCGGTCACGGCCAAGAGCAAGCAGGCGGCAGGACGCGGTTTCCATCACGTCCGGCTTCAGTTGGTGGCGATGGCCGTGCTGGTGATCTCGTCGGGCATCGGCATAGCCCGCGTAGCCGCTGGCGCGGCACCGCTTTACCCCACGCTCATCACGCTCGCCTGGGTGGCCTTGGACCTTGCCTTGCTTAGCGTGGTCATCGGCGCCGCAAGGTACCGGGGCCCGGGAGAGGAGCAGGTGGATCCCATGCCCACTCCCGATGAACTCACCAGCGTCCTCGGGACAACTGCGCTCACCCCTCCGCCTGCCAGGCGCTGA